A stretch of the Bordetella genomosp. 8 genome encodes the following:
- the hutU gene encoding urocanate hydratase yields MTATQNSRIDPSRKIRAPRGNTLSCKNWLIEAAYRMIQNNLDAEVAEHPDQLVVYGGIGRAARDWPSFDKILEVLRRLQPDETLLIQSGKPVGVFKTHEDAPRVLLANSNLVPHWATWEHFHELDRKGLMMYGQMTAGSWIYIGSQGIVQGTYETFYSVANRHFGGDPKGRWILTAGLGGMGGAQPLAATMAGFSMIAVECDESRIDFRLRTRYIDVKARTLDEALGLLEQAKAQGKAVSIGLLGNAADVLAEMVQRGITPDCVTDQTSAHDPLNGYLPQGWTMEEWKARRNTEPDAVVRAAKQSMAGHVRAMLTLQERGAATLDYGNNIRQMALEMGVENAFDFPGFVPAYIRPLFCEGIGPFRWAALSGDPEDIYKTDAKVKELIPHDKHLHNWLDMARERIAFQGLPARICWVGVRDRARLGLAFNEMVRTGELSAPVVIGRDHLDSGSVASPNRETESMRDGSDAVSDWPLLNALLNTAGGATWVSLHHGGGVGMGFSQHAGVVIVCDGTEAADRRIARVLHNDPATGVMRHADAGYEEAIACARDAGLDLPMLDR; encoded by the coding sequence ATGACCGCTACGCAAAACTCCCGCATCGATCCGTCGCGCAAGATCCGCGCGCCGCGCGGCAATACCCTGAGCTGCAAGAACTGGCTGATCGAGGCCGCCTATCGCATGATCCAGAACAACCTGGACGCGGAAGTGGCCGAGCACCCGGATCAACTGGTGGTGTACGGCGGCATCGGCCGCGCCGCGCGCGACTGGCCGTCCTTCGACAAGATCCTGGAAGTGCTGCGCCGCCTGCAGCCCGACGAAACGCTGCTGATCCAATCCGGCAAGCCGGTCGGCGTGTTCAAGACCCATGAAGACGCGCCGCGCGTGCTGCTGGCCAACTCCAACCTGGTGCCGCACTGGGCCACCTGGGAACACTTCCACGAACTGGACCGCAAGGGCCTGATGATGTATGGCCAGATGACGGCCGGCAGCTGGATCTACATCGGCTCCCAGGGCATTGTGCAAGGCACCTACGAAACCTTCTATTCCGTGGCCAATCGCCATTTCGGCGGCGATCCCAAGGGCCGCTGGATCCTGACGGCCGGCCTGGGCGGCATGGGCGGCGCGCAGCCGCTGGCCGCCACCATGGCCGGCTTCAGCATGATCGCCGTGGAGTGCGACGAGTCGCGCATCGACTTCCGCCTGCGCACCCGCTATATCGATGTGAAAGCCAGAACCCTGGACGAAGCGCTGGGCCTGCTGGAGCAGGCCAAGGCCCAGGGCAAGGCCGTGTCCATCGGCCTGTTGGGCAATGCGGCCGACGTGCTGGCGGAAATGGTCCAACGCGGCATCACGCCGGATTGCGTGACCGACCAGACCTCCGCCCACGATCCCTTGAACGGCTACCTGCCTCAGGGCTGGACGATGGAAGAATGGAAGGCCCGCCGCAACACCGAGCCGGATGCCGTGGTGCGCGCCGCCAAGCAATCCATGGCCGGCCATGTGCGCGCCATGCTGACGCTGCAGGAACGCGGGGCAGCGACGCTGGACTACGGCAACAACATCCGCCAGATGGCGCTGGAAATGGGCGTGGAGAACGCCTTCGATTTCCCCGGTTTCGTGCCGGCCTATATACGCCCGCTGTTCTGCGAAGGCATCGGCCCGTTCCGCTGGGCCGCGCTGTCGGGTGATCCGGAGGACATCTACAAGACCGACGCCAAGGTCAAGGAACTGATCCCGCACGACAAGCATCTGCACAACTGGCTGGACATGGCGCGCGAACGCATCGCCTTCCAGGGCCTGCCGGCGCGCATCTGCTGGGTGGGGGTGCGCGATCGCGCGCGGCTGGGGCTGGCCTTCAATGAAATGGTCCGCACCGGTGAACTGAGCGCGCCCGTCGTCATCGGCCGCGATCACCTGGATTCCGGCTCGGTGGCCAGCCCGAACCGTGAAACCGAATCCATGCGGGATGGCTCGGACGCGGTGTCCGATTGGCCCTTGCTGAATGCCTTGCTGAACACCGCGGGTGGCGCGACGTGGGTCTCGCTGCATCACGGCGGCGGCGTCGGCATGGGGTTCTCGCAGCACGCCGGCGTGGTCATCGTGTGCGATGGCACCGAAGCGGCGGATCGCCGCATCGCGCGTGTGCTGCATAACGACCCGGCCACGGGCGTCATGCGCCACGCGGACGCCGGCTACGAAGAAGCCATCGCCTGCGCGCGCGACGCCGGGCTGGACCTGCCCATGCTGGATCGTTAA
- a CDS encoding Bug family tripartite tricarboxylate transporter substrate binding protein: MKLSLNLRLAAFAAGALIAASAASVHAADAYPSKPVTIIVPFGAGGVADAIPRIVGQKLNEMWGVPVIIENRPGASGNLGMGQVARAAADGYTLGLAPAGNLTVNPLLYTNLNFDTAHAFAPITLLATSPNILVVNPALPTKDFKSFIEYAKSKPGKLNFASPGAGSGAHLAGELLNQSAGINTMHIPYNGMAPAVTDVVAGNVDMMFAGVSSVLPFIRSGKLRALAVAGPHRLPQLPDVPTVAESGYPGFDVTSWYGLVAPAKTPPAVLAKLAQDVATVLKDPAVRQKFEDQGVEPSSITSQAFAAMIQDESRKWADIVKTAGIKPIQ, from the coding sequence ATGAAACTGTCTCTGAACCTGCGCCTGGCGGCCTTTGCCGCCGGCGCCCTCATCGCGGCATCCGCCGCGTCCGTGCACGCGGCGGATGCCTATCCTTCCAAGCCCGTGACCATCATCGTGCCCTTCGGCGCGGGCGGGGTCGCCGACGCCATTCCGCGCATCGTCGGGCAGAAGCTCAACGAAATGTGGGGCGTGCCGGTCATCATCGAAAACCGCCCCGGCGCCTCCGGCAACCTCGGCATGGGCCAGGTTGCCCGCGCCGCCGCCGACGGCTACACGCTGGGCCTGGCGCCGGCCGGCAACCTGACGGTCAACCCGCTGCTCTACACCAACCTGAATTTCGACACGGCCCACGCCTTCGCACCCATCACGCTGCTGGCGACGTCCCCCAACATCCTGGTGGTGAACCCTGCCCTGCCGACCAAGGACTTCAAGTCCTTCATCGAATACGCCAAGAGCAAGCCGGGCAAGCTGAACTTCGCCTCGCCCGGCGCCGGCAGCGGCGCGCATTTGGCAGGCGAGCTGCTGAACCAGTCCGCCGGCATCAATACCATGCATATCCCGTACAACGGCATGGCGCCCGCCGTCACCGACGTGGTCGCGGGCAACGTGGACATGATGTTCGCGGGCGTTTCCAGCGTGTTGCCCTTCATCCGCAGCGGCAAGCTGCGCGCGCTGGCCGTCGCCGGACCGCATCGGCTGCCGCAGTTGCCGGACGTCCCCACTGTCGCGGAAAGCGGCTACCCGGGCTTCGACGTGACGTCGTGGTACGGCCTGGTCGCCCCCGCCAAGACCCCGCCCGCCGTCCTGGCCAAGCTGGCGCAGGACGTCGCGACCGTTCTGAAGGATCCCGCCGTGCGGCAGAAGTTCGAAGACCAGGGCGTGGAGCCCTCCAGCATTACATCGCAAGCCTTCGCCGCCATGATCCAGGACGAGTCCCGCAAGTGGGCGGACATCGTCAAGACGGCGGGCATCAAGCCTATCCAGTAA